A single genomic interval of Pyrus communis chromosome 7, drPyrComm1.1, whole genome shotgun sequence harbors:
- the LOC137740676 gene encoding uncharacterized protein — MTVNLIQGFHTKHQPKHAAPIGLYPDAKYLVIRIPDSRALVLVARSFILALCIVSLPWLHSLIPIATTSLREIISSSDMLNLELLPLIFRDLANEGLYKRGTHKAVFVSSGDEEAAKASQIFDNEDINEIELINSDKQRSIPENSIDFAFVSAFPAASKFVERTLKIGGIIVLQLSNDASNSFKKPDNYKMVYLRRLDTTVLAMGKTSTHATETSSSTTSSPRRRRLLAEEAKKEALKRLEDVLLEPPRAGSRKSRRYLKRTRFLPDLMGDSLESYPRRVFIDVGLPEKEGGSGTSWFAKNYPTRNKNFEMYKIETVTEESSGKEVVQTGMSEWLNKNVKEEKYVVMKAEAEVVDEMVKSKAIHLVDELFLECKPQGHNGKINVRSRRAYWQCLALYGQLRDEGVAVHQWWG, encoded by the coding sequence ATGACGGTCAATTTGATCCAAGGTTTCCATACCAAACACCAACCGAAGCATGCTGCTCCAATCGGATTGTATCCAGATGCCAAGTACTTGGTTATTCGAATTCCGGATTCCAGAGCCTTGGTCCTCGTCGCTCGTTCTTTCATCTTGGCTTTGTGCATCGTCTCACTCCCATGGTTGCACTCACTCATCCCCATTGCAACCACTTCTCTGCGTGAAATAATTAGCTCATCCGACATGCTTAATCTGGAGCTCCTGCCTTTGATCTTCAGGGACTTGGCCAACGAAGGCCTATACAAGAGAGGCACACATAAAGCTGTTTTTGTAAGCAGTGGGGACGAAGAAGCTGCCAAAGCATCTCAGATCTTCGATAACGAAGATATTAACGAAATCGAGCTTATCAACTCCGACAAACAAAGATCAATCCCTGAAAACTCAATTGACTTTGCATTCGTCTCTGCCTTCCCTGCCGCCTCAAAGTTCGTCGAAAGGACTCTTAAAATCGGTGGGATCATCGTGCTTCAGCTCAGCAATGACGCCTCCAACAGCTTCAAGAAGCCTGACAACTACAAGATGGTGTACTTGAGGCGATTGGACACAACCGTTTTGGCAATGGGGAAGACCAGCACCCACGCAACTGAAACTTCATCCTCTACCACCAGCTCTCCCAGAAGAAGAAGGCTCTTGGCTGAGGAGGCAAAGAAGGAGGCGTTGAAGAGGCTAGAAGATGTGCTTCTAGAACCCCCTAGAGCCGGGTCTCGGAAATCGAGGCGGTACTTGAAGCGAACGAGGTTCCTCCCAGACTTGATGGGTGACTCGCTCGAGAGCTACCCTAGAAGGGTTTTTATTGACGTAGGATTGCCGGAGAAGGAAGGCGGAAGTGGGACGAGCTGGTTTGCGAAGAACTACCCTACCCGGAACAAGAACTTTGAGATGTACAAGATCGAGACCGTGACAGAGGAGAGTTCCGGGAAGGAGGTGGTTCAGACTGGAATGTCAGAGTGGCTGAACAAGAATGTTAAGGAGGAGAAGTACGTGGTGATGAAGGCCGAGGCCGAGGTGGTGGATGAGATGGTGAAGAGTAAAGCGATTCATCTGGTGGATGAGCTTTTCTTGGAGTGCAAGCCACAGGGACATAATGGGAAAATTAATGTTAGGAGCCGCAGAGCATATTGGCAGTGCTTGGCATTGTACGGGCAGCTTCGGGATGAAGGTGTTGCGGTGCATCAATGGTGGGGTTAG